The sequence aacacgcgtcgaactcggacgccgcggcttaacattgggcggctacaagacggtagactagtccaagaatacgcgcagcacctggaagtggcactcccaacggaagagcagctaggcgcagcatctcttgaagatggctggagagatattcgatccgccattggtagcaccgcaacctctgcacttggcacggtaccCCCGGATCagggaaacgactggtatgacggcgaatgtgagcagttagtagaagcaaggatgttaacgatcattcagtaatttgcgttcgatcatttaggctgtgaaccattccaccgattcgtttaacttttagttaaaatttgacagttcgatggttattccgccgtggttaaaaataaccctgctccggagcatggttagatttgacagttcaatagttaaactttgttcgcgagaaaattggcgccaaatccatttcgttccgaataactatcaatctgtcaaaactcaaatgggtcggcttcggagtaaaattttaaccacgacgggaaaataaccatcgaagtgtcaaattttaactaaaagttaaacgaatcggtggaatggttcacagccttagtagTTTGtccataacacattccagaagctgaatttcaaaatgtgttgtatggtggacttctagtgcgaaggtttttctacaactctgcctaatgattcgttatttgaattccactagtaacggagttatagctatagtttcagtaacttagactaaatgataacaaaattccaatcatttagtttaagttactgcaactagcgctctaactccgttattagttgatcGGCAGTGTCCAGGCGGGTGTCAAGGTGTCAGATTTTGGTTGCCACTAATCGAGTCAATGATTCCGGCACCACCACAACGGCATCGTCTATAGCATATAAACAATACCGTTAGTGAGAATGTTGTAAAACGCACAGAGGATTCGAAAATGGCAGTAACGTGTGTTTCTCCCCAGTATGGAGCTTCTTGTCAGCACATAATTATTTATCAGCATATTTCGGTCAAGAATGGAAACGATAAATGTAATGTTAACgcattttgtatattttttatcGTATCATTCTTTAATTTGATATATGCGttcgacaccactctctcttataaaaatggtaaacaatacaaatgtTCACGAATACCCCGCCAATACGTGAAAGTATaggagcattttgacattggagtataaatttatgcacCAAATAAGAGGTgactgtcatacttgccaaaatccatatgaaaaaaattcgttgtcccccctctggcagtgtcacatgaaaaggcctattgatATTTATAGCAAATCCTTTTTATAGCACCGTTTCAAAATTACGTTTGCcattttttcagtgtatttaGAGGTAAACAAGCCTGTCAGTCATTtatagggatcctatattaagagatgtgcgaatacttttccagacaatttagcaacgctgttactttcgtaaacaaacgctgccagcacttgccgcagtgaaaaatgtttaggcttgcacatgactttacattcgaagacactttttgattattttgtctatcttctagcagtgcattttcgctaaaattaaagagcaatacgaatgaacacgatataaggcatcaactagactacttttacttacgaaagcaaaactaattgtttattcgataaaacttttcataaaacctatttcaccaaaatcgcaatacctttcgatctgcaacaataacgatgttcatttggctcagattttgacagttctcaatgctcgattggctcaagatggccgctttcgcatatctctgaatgtaggatccctagtcaTTTACTGTCAACTACTTCATCGTATTTGTGATACCTGATGCATCAACACAGATGCATTATTTTGTTTCCCGTCAGTCgctgagaaaggcaaaaaacagcTCGTGTGTCACAAAGTGAATGTTTCAAGAATTTGTCTCCTGTTGAATCGTTAATTTTGTGCCTGTAAAGTGTGTTATCTTTAGCAAAAAACCGTGCTAGTTCGTAGATATAAATTAAGTGAGTATTTTAACCAACATTTCCAGTCTTACAGTTGCCATTAGAAATTATTTTTCGCCGATTCCAGATAGCTAAATCTTTTCCCCTCTCTTGTGACGAAAGCGAAACAAAATACAACATGGCGGACCGAAGATCTGGCGGATCTAGCCGTAATAATTTTAACGATGAGAAAAGCCCGGCCGACATTCCGCCCATGTCGCGGTTGTTTATTATCTGCAGCAAGACGGTAACGGAGGACATCTTGCGGGAACATTTCGAAAAGTTTGGCGAGATTGAGGAAATCTGGATTGTCAAGGACAGACAGTCTGGCGATGCCAAGGGGGTGGCCTACATCAAGTTCTCTAAAACGTCCGAGGCGGCGAAGGCACTCGAAGAGATGAACGGCAAAACTATTGCAGATAATTCCCGTCCGATCAAggtaaactgtttttttttaattattcagtGTTGtgtgttaattttttttagttaAATTGTAATTCATTCATTGAACGTAAACCACTCAGTTACAAAAAAAGATATTAATCAGGCCATGGAAACAAAATTGACATGATTTGCGAATGTTTTAATACGTATTCTTGATTATGATCGAGTCCACTGGcaaaagaatttttttcgtaattttaatTTATCATTCCTGTtatataggggaaaagacggctttggcaggttttgttctattattggcaggggtgtTTTTGTcgatcaaattttatgaaatttggccacaatattctttaatatgcaaagaatgtttaggccaaatttgagcataatcagttataaaaaaaaccctgacaataatagaacaaaacctgtcaaagccgtcattccccctatcagGTCGAAGGAGCAATTCTATTTGTAATTCAAATTTGTaaaacaacaataaaatataatttagaAACGGTTTGAACAATTAAAATTGTTCATAAGTTGTGGTACATAGCTTGTAATTAAGTATTGAGTTGCCACTTGTTACACCTGGACGATTATTGTCAAATCGTTAAGATTGAATCGTAGAACACTACTGCTGGAACCGTTCAATTTTCATTTGCTGGTATTACATTCCTAACTGAAATATTATCAACAAGCAAAGCTGAACGTTCGATGAACATGAACGAACTCTCGCTTAACATATGGTTAAGGCTCTCGTAAATAATTCTTCACGTTAGGTACAACTCCGTTCTAGATATTTTCTTAGGAAACACATTTAGTAgctattttgagtgaacgtcCCATAAACCATTTGCACCACTTTGGCTTTTAGGTTCTTTGTTCGGCGCCTTTAACTACCAGTCGAAATGTTTTGCTTGGTTTTTGGGCCGTTCACTTTAAATTTATTAGTTAGAAAATCTGGTTCCCATTAATTTTAAGACGTATATTCTTTCAAAGTTTTCAATATACCTCATAGCAGAATTGGTCTGGGTAACAAAGCTAACAATTCAATGATGTTGATGCCATTGGCCAAACGGCTTCAAAACCAGACGTGCTACCGGCAATGCGGTTAAACGGCGCAATTTTGTTTGTgcagaaattttgaagattttaaattgttttccaattaaatattcataatttgCTGTCATAATATAACCATTAACGTATAGCatcgaaatgttttttttttaatcataaaATAAGATTCCACTTCAATCAATGAATTAAACTAGACATAGAAAACTTGGACCTCATTTTTCTCAGTTCGTGTTGTCGAGCTTTTCTCGAACGCATAAATGTGTTACTCGAGAACTTTACAATTTTCTAAACCGTGTGGCCCTTGTCTGATTTTAGGTTCTGGTGGCAGCCAATCGGCAACAAGGATCCCGGAAGCAAACCGATAATGAAGAAGAAAAGTATCTCCGATTGTTTGTATTGATCCCGAAGGAAATGAATGAGGAATCACTCCGGGAAGAGTTCGGTCAGCATGGTACGATCGATAATATAACAATCATTCGGGACAAGGTCACCAAGGAGGGCAAAGGATTTGCCTATGTCAAGTTCAGTCGCTTTACGCATGCAGCGCGAGCTTTCGAAGAATGTGATGCCAAATATAAGGCAGTGTTCGCTGAACCCAAACCATCGAGGAATTCGTCGGTGTCGTCCGGTGACAATTTTGCGGGTTTCGGCAGCGGTAGCGGTGCCCCGAATGGATTCATGGACGAGCGCAGAGGTGGTTCCGGAGCAGGTAATTCTGGGCCAATGATGGGATTCGGAGCGATGGGCGCTTCAGGAAGTGATCGTCGAGGCCCTGGGATGAATAATGATCGAGGTGCCAATTTCGGATTTACAACTAGCGGATACTCGAGCCAGAATGTGAATCCAACTGATACGACGCTTACTGTACTATGTAGCCCTTCGTTGAACCAGGATCAGCTCTGGAGGCTGTTCGACATCATTCCGGGATTGGACTATTGCCAGATTAACAATGATTTTAGTGAGTATATTTTGTATCATGAAGCATCGTTACGCAGTAGAATGGACGACAAAATATTCCGCGCTTTAACTCTGGGGTCGCTTTCTACATCGAATGTTCCATCTAATTTCATCTAAGATATGGTGAtttgattatgctcaaatttatgATAATGGAAGAAAGCGAAGCAACTCTCATACAGTAGTCTAGAATTGTAACTATTTAGAGGAAAATGCacaataattttcaattattttttacagataACCGCAATGTTACCGCCACGGTGGTATACAATAATGCTCAGTCAGCGTTGTACGCTCGCGATAAGATACATGGCTTAGAATATCCACCCGGTGAACGCCTCATCATTCGCCTAGGCCAT comes from Armigeres subalbatus isolate Guangzhou_Male chromosome 2, GZ_Asu_2, whole genome shotgun sequence and encodes:
- the LOC134210887 gene encoding RNA-binding protein 45 produces the protein MADRRSGGSSRNNFNDEKSPADIPPMSRLFIICSKTVTEDILREHFEKFGEIEEIWIVKDRQSGDAKGVAYIKFSKTSEAAKALEEMNGKTIADNSRPIKVLVAANRQQGSRKQTDNEEEKYLRLFVLIPKEMNEESLREEFGQHGTIDNITIIRDKVTKEGKGFAYVKFSRFTHAARAFEECDAKYKAVFAEPKPSRNSSVSSGDNFAGFGSGSGAPNGFMDERRGGSGAGNSGPMMGFGAMGASGSDRRGPGMNNDRGANFGFTTSGYSSQNVNPTDTTLTVLCSPSLNQDQLWRLFDIIPGLDYCQINNDFNNRNVTATVVYNNAQSALYARDKIHGLEYPPGERLIIRLGHETASMMANADPFNGGAGKISDRDTSFCSVALPPPLPMANPNAEVAQRCFIVCIPKALPISVLKQTFCRFGDLIDLYLLPNKNCGYVKYASEKSAKKAMETLHGAEILSVRLKVLEAEEPSNDRRKRMRHEERMDNE